A genomic stretch from Enterobacter oligotrophicus includes:
- the nagE gene encoding N-acetylglucosamine-specific PTS transporter subunit IIBC codes for MSILGYLQKVGRALMVPVATLPAAAILMGVGYWIDPVGWGGDNALAAFFIKSGSAIIDNMSVLFAIGVAYGMSKDKDGAAALTGFVGFLVLTTLCSPAAVSMIQKIPADQVPAAFGKISNQFVGILVGIISAELYNRFSSVELPKALSFFSGRRLVPILTSFVMIFVAFILMYIWPVIFDGLVNFGEHIQKLGSVGAGVYAFFNRLLIPVGLHHALNSVFWFDVAGINDIPNFLGGAQSIEAGKAVVGITGRYQAGFFPIMMFGLPGAALAIYHCARPENKAKVLGIMMAGAFAAFFTGITEPLEFSFMFVAPVLYVIHAVLTGISVFIAASMQWIAGFGFSAGLVDMVLSSRNPLATHWWMLIPQGLVFFVIYYVVFRFTITKFNLMTPGRELAVAGSEADGQDVNVSVDKDQDVAGLARQYIAAVGGSDNLTGIDACITRLRLNVKDSSLVNEALAKRLGASGVIRLNKTSVQIIVGFVAEKIANAMKTTGPVAAAEASAAPAAAPTAAKPQAVPNATTIAALVSPVTGEVVAIEQVPDEAFASKAVGDGVAVKPTDKTVVSPAAGTIVKIFNTNHAFCLETEKGAEIVVHMGIDTVALNGQGFTRLVEEGAEVVAGQPILEMDLDFLNANARSMISPVVCSNIDDFSGLVIQAKGEVVAGQTPLYEIKGK; via the coding sequence GTGAGTATTCTAGGTTATTTACAAAAGGTTGGCCGCGCGCTTATGGTGCCGGTCGCCACGCTGCCAGCGGCAGCGATATTAATGGGTGTCGGTTACTGGATTGACCCGGTTGGCTGGGGTGGGGACAATGCATTAGCGGCGTTCTTCATTAAGTCCGGTTCTGCCATCATCGACAACATGTCTGTACTGTTTGCCATTGGTGTGGCTTATGGTATGTCCAAAGATAAAGACGGTGCTGCGGCGCTGACAGGCTTCGTGGGCTTCCTGGTGTTGACCACGCTCTGTTCTCCGGCTGCGGTTTCCATGATCCAGAAGATCCCGGCGGACCAGGTTCCGGCCGCGTTCGGTAAGATCAGCAACCAGTTCGTGGGTATCCTCGTCGGTATTATCTCTGCGGAATTGTACAACCGCTTCAGCAGTGTCGAGCTGCCTAAAGCGCTGTCGTTCTTCAGCGGTCGCCGTCTGGTGCCGATTCTGACCTCTTTCGTGATGATCTTCGTTGCGTTCATCCTGATGTACATCTGGCCGGTGATCTTCGACGGTCTGGTGAACTTTGGTGAACACATCCAGAAACTGGGTTCTGTCGGTGCGGGCGTGTACGCGTTCTTCAACCGTCTGCTGATCCCGGTTGGTCTGCACCATGCGCTGAACTCCGTATTCTGGTTCGACGTTGCCGGTATTAACGATATTCCTAACTTCCTGGGTGGCGCTCAGTCCATCGAAGCCGGTAAAGCGGTTGTCGGTATCACGGGCCGTTACCAGGCGGGCTTCTTCCCAATCATGATGTTCGGCCTGCCGGGTGCAGCGCTGGCTATCTACCACTGTGCGCGTCCTGAGAACAAAGCAAAAGTGCTGGGTATCATGATGGCCGGTGCATTTGCCGCCTTCTTTACCGGGATCACCGAGCCGCTGGAATTCTCCTTCATGTTCGTTGCTCCGGTTCTGTATGTGATCCACGCCGTGCTGACCGGTATCTCCGTGTTCATCGCCGCAAGCATGCAGTGGATTGCGGGCTTCGGCTTCAGCGCGGGTCTGGTGGATATGGTGCTTTCTTCCCGTAACCCGCTGGCAACGCACTGGTGGATGCTGATCCCACAAGGTCTGGTGTTCTTCGTTATTTACTATGTTGTGTTCCGTTTCACCATCACCAAATTCAACCTGATGACGCCGGGCCGTGAGCTGGCTGTAGCCGGTAGCGAAGCGGATGGTCAGGACGTGAATGTGAGCGTGGATAAAGACCAGGACGTAGCAGGTCTGGCGCGTCAGTACATTGCTGCGGTAGGCGGTTCTGACAACCTGACCGGTATTGATGCCTGTATCACCCGTCTGCGTCTGAACGTGAAAGACTCTTCCCTGGTGAACGAAGCACTGGCAAAACGTCTGGGCGCATCTGGTGTTATCCGTCTGAACAAAACCAGCGTGCAGATTATCGTGGGCTTTGTGGCAGAAAAAATTGCTAACGCCATGAAAACCACCGGCCCGGTAGCCGCTGCGGAAGCGTCTGCAGCGCCTGCTGCTGCACCAACTGCGGCAAAACCACAGGCTGTGCCAAATGCAACGACCATCGCCGCGCTGGTTTCTCCAGTTACCGGTGAGGTGGTTGCCATCGAACAGGTGCCTGACGAAGCGTTTGCCAGCAAAGCGGTGGGTGACGGTGTGGCTGTGAAACCAACGGATAAAACCGTGGTGTCCCCGGCAGCCGGGACTATCGTGAAAATCTTCAACACCAACCACGCGTTCTGCCTCGAAACTGAAAAAGGCGCGGAGATCGTTGTCCACATGGGCATTGATACCGTGGCACTGAACGGTCAGGGCTTTACCCGCCTGGTGGAAGAGGGCGCGGAAGTGGTCGCAGGCCAGCCGATTCTGGAAATGGATCTGGACTTCCTGAACGCCAACGCGCGCTCCATGATTAGCCCGGTGGTATGCAGCAACATCGACGACTTCAGCGGCCTGGTGATTCAGGCGAAAGGCGAGGTGGTTGCGGGTCAAACGCCACTGTATGAGATTAAAGGCAAGTAA
- the glnS gene encoding glutamine--tRNA ligase, whose protein sequence is MSEAEARPSNFIRQIIDEDLASGKHTTVHTRFPPEPNGYLHIGHAKSICLNFGIAQDYQGQCNLRFDDTNPVKEDIEYVESIKNDVQWLGFNWSGDICYSSDYFDQLYAYAVELINKGLAYVDELSADEIREYRGSLTAPGKNSPYRDRSVEENLALFEKMRAGGFEEGKACLRAKIDMASPFIVMRDPVLYRIKFAEHHQTGNKWCIYPMYDFTHCISDALEGITHSLCTLEFQDNRRLYDWVLDNITIPVHPRQYEFSRLNLEYTVMSKRKLNLLVTDKHVEGWDDPRMPTISGLRRRGYTSASIREFCKRIGVTKQDNTIEIASLESCIREDLNENAPRAMAVIDPVKLVIENYPQGESELVSMPNHPSKPEMGTRDVPFSGEIWIDRADFREEANKQYKRLVLGKEVRLRNAYVIKAERVEKDAEGNITTIFCTYDADTLSKDPADGRKVKGVIHWVSATHALPVEIRLYDRLFSVPNPGAAEDFLATINPESLVIKQGYAEPSLKAAEAGKAFQFEREGYFCLDSRHSTAEKPVFNRTVGLRDTWAKIGE, encoded by the coding sequence ATGAGTGAGGCAGAAGCCCGCCCGAGTAACTTTATTCGTCAGATCATCGATGAAGATCTGGCCAGTGGTAAGCACACCACAGTGCATACGCGTTTCCCGCCGGAGCCGAATGGCTACCTGCATATCGGGCACGCAAAATCGATCTGCCTGAACTTTGGTATTGCGCAAGACTACCAGGGCCAGTGCAACCTGCGTTTCGATGACACCAACCCAGTAAAAGAAGACATCGAATACGTTGAGTCCATCAAGAATGACGTGCAATGGCTGGGCTTCAACTGGTCTGGTGATATCTGCTACTCCTCTGACTATTTTGATCAGCTGTATGCCTACGCGGTTGAACTGATCAACAAAGGTCTGGCGTATGTCGACGAACTCTCTGCAGATGAGATCCGCGAATACCGTGGTTCACTGACCGCGCCGGGTAAAAACAGCCCGTACCGCGATCGCAGCGTGGAAGAGAACCTGGCGCTGTTTGAAAAAATGCGTGCCGGTGGCTTCGAAGAAGGCAAAGCGTGCCTGCGTGCCAAAATCGACATGGCGTCTCCGTTTATCGTGATGCGCGATCCGGTGCTGTACCGCATTAAGTTTGCAGAACACCACCAGACCGGGAACAAGTGGTGCATCTACCCGATGTACGACTTCACCCACTGCATCAGCGATGCGCTGGAGGGCATTACGCACTCCCTGTGTACGCTGGAGTTCCAGGACAACCGTCGTCTGTACGACTGGGTGCTGGATAACATCACCATTCCTGTGCATCCGCGTCAGTACGAGTTCTCTCGTCTGAATCTGGAATACACCGTGATGTCCAAGCGTAAGCTGAACCTGCTGGTGACCGACAAGCACGTTGAAGGCTGGGACGACCCACGTATGCCGACCATCTCCGGTCTGCGTCGCCGTGGTTATACCTCTGCCTCTATTCGTGAGTTCTGCAAGCGTATCGGCGTCACCAAACAGGACAACACCATTGAGATCGCGTCTCTGGAGTCCTGCATTCGTGAAGACCTGAACGAAAACGCGCCGCGTGCAATGGCCGTTATCGACCCGGTGAAACTGGTTATCGAAAACTACCCGCAGGGTGAGAGCGAGCTGGTTTCCATGCCTAACCATCCGAGCAAGCCAGAGATGGGAACGCGCGATGTGCCGTTCAGCGGTGAGATCTGGATCGATCGTGCTGACTTCCGCGAAGAAGCGAACAAACAGTACAAGCGTCTGGTGCTGGGCAAAGAAGTGCGTCTGCGTAACGCCTACGTGATCAAAGCCGAGCGCGTGGAGAAAGATGCAGAAGGGAATATCACTACCATCTTCTGTACTTACGATGCCGACACGTTGAGCAAAGATCCCGCCGATGGCCGTAAAGTGAAAGGCGTTATCCACTGGGTAAGCGCGACGCATGCGCTGCCAGTTGAGATTCGTCTGTACGATCGTCTGTTCAGCGTGCCTAACCCTGGTGCTGCGGAAGACTTCCTGGCGACCATCAATCCGGAATCACTGGTGATCAAACAGGGTTATGCGGAACCGTCCCTGAAAGCGGCCGAAGCCGGTAAAGCGTTCCAGTTTGAACGCGAAGGTTACTTCTGCCTGGACAGCCGTCACAGCACCGCTGAGAAACCGGTATTTAACCGTACCGTCGGCCTGCGTGATACCTGGGCGAAGATTGGCGAATAA